A DNA window from Mastomys coucha isolate ucsf_1 unplaced genomic scaffold, UCSF_Mcou_1 pScaffold21, whole genome shotgun sequence contains the following coding sequences:
- the LOC116101208 gene encoding sialic acid-binding Ig-like lectin 10: protein MSLLLFLLSLLLDGSQSQMERYFLQVQTIVKAQAGLCIFVPCSFSSPDERWTNRAPAYGYWFKDIRRPSLTFPVATNKKDKMLDWKAQGRFQLLGDIPKKDCSLLIKDVQWEDSTSYFFRIEKGYEKFSFKEEFTLQVEALTQKPDIFIPEILEPGQPVTIVCLFSRTFSQCPAPSFSWMGAAVSFQETRPHTSNYSVLSFTPGFQYHDTELTCQVDFSKRTTQRTVRLRVAYAPRSLAISIFRDNVSVPELHENPSHLEVQQGQSLRLLCTADSQPPATLSWVLEDRVLSWSSPVGSRTLALELPWVKAGDSGHYTCRAENRLSSQQHTLDLSVLHPPEGLRVTVSQANRTVLEILRNGLSLPVLEGQSLCLVCVAYSNPPANSLLEELGPSLWLSCESWNTHGAQTTSVLLLPDKDSSTAFSKGAVLGFGITALLALCLIVVIMKTLQKKGTQEETSRPKLSRGSTILDYINVVPKTRFLAQNWQAEPDAPSGSSPLDTHSPKPKKKQRDPHFTSPGCPDPKSSSQAPVSENNPEELHYAAINFSRFRLREIQNPQDTYSDYAEVRVH from the exons ATGTCACTTCTGCTGTTTCTGCTGTCCTTGCTGTTGGATG GTTCTCAAAGTCAGATGGAGAGATACTTCCTACAGGTGCAGACGATTGTGAAGGCACAGGCGGGTCTGTGTATCTTTGtgccctgctccttctcctcccctgaCGAAAGATGGACTAACCGTGCCCCAGCTTATGGCTACTGGTTCAAAGACATCAGAAGACCATCACTTACGTTTCCAGTGGCCACaaataagaaagataaaatgttaGATTGGAAAGCCCAAGGGCGATTCCAGCTCTTGGGGGATATCCCCAAAAAGGACTGTTCCTTGCTAATCAAAGACGTTCAGTGGGAAGACTCAACAAGCTATTTCTTCCGGATAGAGAAAGGATATGAGAAATTCAGTTTCAAGGAGGAGTTCACGCTGCAAGTAGAAG CCCTGACTCAGAAGCCAGATATCTTCATTCCTGAGATCCTGGAGCCTGGGCAGCCAGTGACCATTGTCTGCTTGTTTTCCCGGACCTTCAGTCAATGCCCAGctccttctttctcctggatGGGGGCTGCTGTCTCCTTCCAAGAAACCAGACCACACACATCCAATTACTCAGTGCTGAGCTTTACCCCAGGATTTCAATACCATGATACTGAGCTCACATGTCAGGTGGACTTCTCTAAAAGGACCACACAAAGGACTGTCCGACTAAGAGTGGCCT ATGCCCCCAGATCTCTTGCTATCAGCATTTTCCGTGACAATGTATCAG TCCCAGAATTGCATGAAAATCCTTCACACCTGGAAGTTCAGCAAGGCCAGTCTCTACGCCTCCTCTGTACTGCTGACAGCCAGCCCCCTGCCACACTGAGCTGGGTCCTGGAGGACAGAGTCCTCTCTTGGTCCAGCCCTGTGGGGTCTAGAACCCTGGCACTGGAGCTTCCCTGGGTGAAAGCTGGGGACTCTGGACACTACACCTGCCGAGCAGAGAACAGGCTGAGTTCCCAGCAACACACCCTGGACCTTTCTGTGCTGC ATCCCCCAGAGGGCCTGAGAGTGACTGTTTCCCAAGCAAACAGGACAG TGTTGGAAATCCTCAGGAATGGCCTCTCTCTTCCAGTCCTGGAGGGCCAAAGCCTGTGCCTAGTCTGTGTCGCCTACAGCAATCCCCCAGCCAAT AGTCTCCTTGAGGAGCTGGGGCCCAGCCTCTGGCTCAGCTGTGAGTCCTGGAACACCCATGGGGCTCAGACCACCTCTGTCCTGCTGCTACCTG ATAAAGACAGTTCCACAGCATTCTCCAAGGGAGCAGTTTTGGGCTTTGGCATCACAGCCCTCCTTGCCCTCTGCCTCATCGTGGTCAT CATGAAGACCCTGCAGAAGAAAGGAACCCAGGAGGAAACCTCAAGGCCCAAGCTCTCACGGGGCAGCACAATCCTGGATTACATCAATGTGGTCCCCAAGACCAGGTTCCTG GCACAGAATTGGCAAGCTGAACCAGACGCCCCTTCTGGGAGCTCGCCCCTGGACACTCACTCCCCCAAACcaaagaagaagcagagggacCCACATTTTACATCCCCTGGTTGCCCGGACCCCAAATCATCCTCCCAGGCCCCAGTCTCTGAAAATAACCCAGAAGAACTCCATTATGCTGCTATCAACTTCTCCCGCTTCAGACTG